In Arthrobacter sp. SLBN-83, one DNA window encodes the following:
- a CDS encoding carbohydrate ABC transporter permease, with product MSSQTLQTRTGKHSGPTAETPITPKPSRGRRLPAAGTVGRYAALAVAAALTLGPVLWTLSTSLRTPSESFNLPPSFLPINPDFTAYQEVFKQINVGLLVLNSALVTGLIALGQMASATLAGYAFARLDFRGKNAIFSLVLATMMVPVQVTIVPVFMLIRGMGLSDTLLALILPAIPTAFGTFLMRQYFLGLPNDFAEAAALDGAGPWRIFRSVYVPLAVPGMAIVGILAFNFHWNEFFRPLILTISEQNFTLPLGLVTLQGNLGTGSISVVLAGVILSMLPALVVFIFGQRTLREGLTAGASK from the coding sequence ATGTCCAGCCAGACCCTGCAGACCAGGACCGGCAAGCATTCCGGTCCCACCGCCGAAACGCCGATCACCCCTAAGCCCTCCCGCGGCCGCCGCCTGCCCGCAGCCGGCACCGTCGGCAGGTACGCGGCGTTGGCCGTGGCAGCGGCGCTGACCCTCGGCCCTGTCCTGTGGACCTTGTCCACCTCGCTGCGGACGCCGTCGGAATCGTTCAACCTGCCGCCGTCCTTCCTGCCCATCAACCCGGACTTCACCGCCTACCAGGAGGTGTTCAAGCAGATCAACGTGGGCCTCCTGGTCCTGAACAGCGCCCTGGTGACCGGCCTGATCGCCCTTGGCCAGATGGCGTCGGCCACCCTGGCCGGTTACGCCTTCGCCCGCCTGGACTTCCGCGGCAAGAACGCCATCTTCTCGCTGGTGCTGGCCACCATGATGGTCCCGGTGCAAGTCACCATCGTCCCGGTGTTCATGCTGATCCGGGGAATGGGCCTCTCCGACACCCTGCTGGCCCTGATCCTGCCAGCCATTCCCACAGCATTCGGCACCTTCCTGATGCGCCAGTACTTCCTTGGCCTGCCAAACGACTTCGCCGAAGCAGCCGCCCTGGACGGCGCCGGACCGTGGCGGATCTTCCGTTCGGTCTACGTCCCCCTGGCAGTCCCCGGCATGGCCATCGTCGGCATCCTTGCCTTCAACTTCCACTGGAACGAGTTCTTCCGGCCACTGATCCTCACCATCAGCGAACAGAACTTCACCCTTCCCCTCGGCCTGGTCACGCTCCAAGGCAACCTCGGCACCGGCAGCATCTCCGTGGTCCTCGCCGGCGTCATCCTGTCCATGCTGCCGGCACTGGTCGTCTTCATCTTCGGCCAACGCACCCTGCGGGAAGGCCTCACGGCCGGCGCCAGCAAATAG
- a CDS encoding nucleoside deaminase produces the protein MTHEPELSAATSAGAAPFDPAFEAAYQAAQKSLKEGGIPIGAALARDGVVIASGHNERVQGGDPIAHGEMSALRAAGRQKSYRDTTLYTTLAPCAMCTGTIIQFKIPRVVVGEARTFDGEFDLLRSRGVEVVVLDDPRCVEMMRTFQQDNPDLWAEDIAEEAAR, from the coding sequence ATGACCCACGAACCGGAGTTGTCCGCTGCCACATCGGCAGGAGCCGCGCCCTTCGATCCCGCCTTTGAAGCCGCTTACCAGGCTGCCCAAAAGAGCCTCAAAGAGGGCGGTATTCCGATTGGGGCCGCGCTTGCCCGTGACGGTGTGGTCATCGCGAGCGGGCACAACGAACGGGTCCAGGGCGGCGACCCCATAGCGCACGGGGAAATGTCCGCACTCCGGGCCGCCGGCCGGCAGAAGAGCTACCGGGACACCACGCTCTACACCACCCTGGCCCCGTGTGCCATGTGCACCGGGACCATCATCCAGTTCAAGATCCCGCGCGTGGTGGTGGGTGAGGCGCGAACGTTCGACGGCGAGTTCGACCTCCTGCGGTCACGTGGGGTTGAGGTGGTGGTCCTGGACGATCCGCGGTGCGTGGAGATGATGCGTACGTTCCAGCAGGACAACCCGGATCTGTGGGCCGAGGACATCGCGGAGGAGGCTGCCCGGTAG
- a CDS encoding carbohydrate ABC transporter permease, whose translation MTTTSTAPRQTVKPPAARRSFIERWLARIFLAPTVLGMALFTFLPIIASLVLAFFRWDIISAPQFVGFANFASLAQDPTVRVSFLNTIGFVVVAVILQLGIALGLASMLQARMPSWLRVFLRSTFFFPLVLSAASVSIFMRYMFNEQFGVVNWLLSLVGIPAVPWLTSPTASAAVVVLVYVWQNFGFSFLLFLGALTNIPKELHEAANLDGATGWKQFSNVTLPLISPTVLVASVMAIISALQVFDQPYVLTNGGPGDSTRTAVMVIFESAFQQLEFGKASAIGLVLTVLILAVTALQFRLSRRFVFYQ comes from the coding sequence ATGACCACCACTTCCACCGCCCCGCGGCAAACAGTGAAACCACCGGCCGCGCGCCGCTCGTTCATCGAGCGATGGCTTGCCAGGATCTTCCTTGCCCCCACAGTGCTGGGAATGGCCCTGTTCACGTTCCTGCCCATCATCGCCTCCCTGGTCCTGGCCTTCTTCCGCTGGGACATCATTTCAGCACCCCAGTTCGTCGGTTTCGCCAACTTCGCATCACTGGCACAGGACCCCACCGTCCGCGTGTCCTTCCTGAACACCATCGGGTTCGTAGTTGTCGCGGTAATCCTTCAACTGGGCATCGCCCTTGGCCTGGCTTCCATGCTGCAGGCCCGCATGCCGTCCTGGCTGAGGGTGTTCCTCCGTTCCACCTTCTTCTTCCCCCTGGTCCTGTCCGCCGCATCGGTGTCCATCTTCATGCGGTACATGTTTAACGAACAGTTCGGCGTGGTGAACTGGCTCCTGTCCCTCGTCGGGATTCCGGCTGTGCCCTGGCTGACCAGTCCCACGGCGTCCGCCGCCGTCGTTGTCCTGGTCTACGTCTGGCAGAACTTCGGGTTCTCCTTCCTGCTCTTCCTCGGCGCGCTCACCAACATCCCGAAAGAACTGCATGAAGCAGCGAACCTGGATGGCGCCACAGGTTGGAAACAGTTCAGCAACGTGACCCTCCCGCTGATCAGCCCCACGGTGCTCGTGGCCTCAGTCATGGCCATCATCAGCGCCCTGCAGGTCTTCGACCAGCCCTACGTCCTGACCAACGGCGGCCCTGGGGATTCCACCCGGACGGCCGTCATGGTGATCTTCGAATCCGCCTTCCAGCAGCTGGAGTTCGGCAAAGCCTCCGCCATCGGCCTGGTACTCACCGTGCTGATCCTTGCCGTCACCGCCCTGCAATTCCGCCTTAGCCGCCGCTTCGTCTTCTACCAGTGA
- a CDS encoding LacI family DNA-binding transcriptional regulator: MSGHKVSRTSGPRPATVSAAAVARAAGVSPATVSYALNGKGGVSVETRRRIIGVANELGFRPRKSSSSPDPLRTRVIGLILPNIINPMYPQWAQGIISAAADSGYEVFVATTQDDAATLAQVTATLANRNVDGVILAAALREDATALRTLRTARIPYVCLSRRADFLQGDFVGIDDDAAATLLMEHMLGHAYRDIATVVGPRFSTASLTREQAFVRTAAAAGVSISGEWKISTRVNNEGGRLAAERLFSSPSPPRAVVCGSDELAIGVMEYALDRGLRIPEDVAVAGCDGLAHSRSGLINLTSIVQPQQEMAQEAFAMLLRRIEAPSNTYSSLICPHRIHIGRTCGCNGPRA, translated from the coding sequence GTGAGCGGCCATAAAGTCAGCAGAACGTCCGGCCCCCGCCCCGCAACGGTTTCGGCCGCGGCCGTTGCCCGCGCAGCAGGCGTTTCCCCTGCCACGGTGTCCTACGCGCTGAACGGTAAGGGTGGTGTGTCAGTCGAAACCCGGCGCCGCATCATCGGCGTCGCGAACGAGCTGGGCTTCAGGCCCCGTAAGTCGTCTTCATCCCCCGATCCGCTGCGGACCCGCGTCATTGGGCTGATCCTGCCCAACATCATCAACCCGATGTATCCCCAGTGGGCCCAGGGCATTATCTCCGCTGCCGCCGACTCCGGCTACGAAGTGTTTGTGGCAACGACGCAGGACGATGCGGCCACGCTCGCACAAGTCACCGCCACGCTCGCGAACCGCAACGTGGACGGTGTCATCCTGGCCGCCGCCCTGCGGGAGGACGCCACCGCCCTGCGTACCCTGCGTACCGCGCGGATCCCCTACGTTTGCCTGTCGCGAAGGGCGGACTTCCTGCAAGGCGACTTCGTCGGCATTGATGACGACGCGGCGGCAACCCTGCTGATGGAACACATGCTGGGCCACGCTTACCGGGACATAGCCACGGTGGTGGGACCGCGCTTCTCCACCGCGTCCCTTACACGCGAACAGGCCTTTGTCCGCACCGCGGCCGCTGCCGGCGTCAGCATCAGCGGCGAGTGGAAGATCAGCACGCGCGTCAACAACGAAGGTGGCCGGCTGGCAGCTGAACGGCTGTTTTCCTCGCCCAGCCCGCCACGCGCCGTGGTCTGCGGCAGTGATGAACTCGCCATCGGCGTAATGGAATACGCGCTTGACCGCGGCCTGCGGATTCCTGAGGACGTGGCGGTCGCAGGGTGCGACGGGCTGGCCCACAGCCGCTCCGGGTTGATCAACCTGACGAGCATCGTCCAGCCGCAGCAGGAGATGGCCCAGGAGGCATTTGCCATGCTGCTGCGCAGGATCGAAGCCCCTTCCAACACCTACAGCTCTTTGATTTGTCCGCACCGCATCCACATAGGGAGGACCTGCGGGTGTAACGGACCGCGCGCCTAA
- a CDS encoding LacI family DNA-binding transcriptional regulator — MAKRKATALDVAKRAGVSRSAVSLVLNGRAQGNVTAERQERVLRAAAELDYTPNSVAVSLRNQQTSTIGIITDDIVTSPFAGRLISGASRTALARGYMVLVIDSEHDVSRESTAAQQLAHRQVDGIMYATGSLREVTTPATMRTLPAILANCTDAASPFRSVIPAEVDGGRAAAQLLIDLGHRRITLLTGTLSSPAAPQREQGYREAMEAAGLGREQQRVHPTGWDIDDGYRAASAVLGGGDRPTAIICSNDRVATGVLLYAASAGLRVPRDLSVVGYDDQQHVAANLVPALTTVALPHAEIGETAMSMLLDEVEGKAPEAENDAGETILVPCRVITRASTGAPPSS, encoded by the coding sequence ATGGCCAAACGTAAGGCGACCGCATTGGATGTGGCAAAGCGCGCGGGCGTGTCACGCAGCGCCGTATCGCTGGTGCTCAATGGCAGGGCCCAGGGCAACGTCACTGCGGAACGACAGGAGCGCGTCCTCCGCGCTGCGGCTGAGCTGGATTACACACCCAATTCGGTTGCCGTAAGCCTGCGAAACCAGCAAACGTCAACGATCGGGATCATCACGGATGACATCGTTACCAGCCCCTTCGCCGGCCGGTTGATCAGTGGCGCGTCCCGCACGGCCCTGGCCCGCGGATACATGGTCCTAGTTATCGACTCTGAGCACGACGTTTCCCGCGAAAGCACCGCGGCACAGCAACTGGCGCACCGGCAGGTGGACGGCATCATGTACGCCACCGGCAGCCTGCGCGAAGTGACCACCCCGGCTACGATGCGTACCTTGCCGGCGATCCTTGCCAATTGCACTGACGCCGCCTCCCCGTTCCGCTCAGTCATACCTGCGGAGGTCGACGGCGGGCGTGCCGCCGCACAGCTCTTGATTGACCTGGGCCACCGCCGCATCACCCTGTTGACGGGGACCCTCAGCTCGCCTGCTGCCCCGCAGCGCGAACAGGGTTACCGCGAAGCGATGGAAGCGGCGGGACTGGGCCGCGAGCAACAACGTGTCCACCCGACCGGCTGGGACATCGATGACGGCTACCGGGCCGCGTCCGCTGTGTTGGGCGGTGGAGACCGGCCGACGGCGATCATTTGCTCCAACGACAGGGTGGCCACAGGCGTTTTGCTATATGCGGCATCCGCAGGACTGCGTGTACCGCGGGACCTGTCCGTTGTGGGATACGACGATCAGCAGCATGTGGCCGCCAACCTTGTTCCCGCCCTTACTACCGTGGCACTTCCGCACGCCGAAATCGGAGAAACGGCCATGTCCATGCTCTTGGATGAGGTTGAAGGGAAAGCGCCCGAAGCAGAGAACGATGCGGGCGAAACGATCCTGGTGCCTTGCCGGGTCATCACCCGGGCATCAACCGGCGCTCCCCCTTCTTCCTAG
- a CDS encoding alpha/beta fold hydrolase → MSLQEIEFTSANGRDTIQAWVYEPIGQPKAIVQLIHGLGEHSRRYLHLISTLVDAGFIVVAGDHSGHGRTAMQQGTWGDAGEDAASVVVADEVTLQAKARAALPQLPYVVFGHSWGSMIARGMAVDSRTQLSGLILCGIAAQMRGIEKLIDRPELARLASGERGAEPAPQELVAQLFDGFLGRFGEGAGPTAWVALDADVVTDHGRDPFNNFGAPLSARFLQGFVDLYDQVTSDDWYKQLPAELPVLILAGDQDPVTNYGEGAYHVANRLADSGHADVRTRVFPGVRHEVHNEPTTRAKTERETVEFIQRVAGS, encoded by the coding sequence ATGTCACTGCAGGAAATCGAGTTCACGTCCGCCAACGGCCGCGACACCATCCAGGCATGGGTATACGAACCCATCGGGCAGCCCAAGGCCATCGTGCAGCTGATCCACGGGCTCGGCGAGCACTCCCGCCGCTACCTCCACCTCATCTCCACCCTGGTGGACGCCGGCTTCATCGTGGTGGCGGGCGACCACTCCGGCCACGGGCGAACCGCCATGCAGCAGGGCACCTGGGGCGACGCCGGCGAGGACGCCGCCAGCGTGGTGGTCGCAGACGAGGTCACCCTCCAGGCCAAGGCCAGGGCGGCACTCCCCCAGCTTCCCTACGTGGTGTTCGGCCACAGCTGGGGCTCCATGATCGCCCGCGGCATGGCCGTGGACTCGCGGACCCAGCTGTCCGGCCTGATCCTCTGTGGCATTGCCGCCCAGATGCGCGGCATCGAGAAGCTGATCGACCGCCCCGAGCTGGCGCGGCTTGCCTCCGGCGAGCGCGGCGCGGAACCGGCGCCTCAGGAACTGGTGGCCCAGCTGTTCGACGGCTTCCTGGGCCGCTTCGGTGAAGGTGCCGGCCCCACCGCATGGGTGGCCCTCGACGCGGACGTCGTCACCGACCACGGACGGGACCCCTTCAACAACTTCGGCGCCCCGCTCAGCGCCCGCTTCCTGCAGGGCTTCGTGGACCTCTACGACCAGGTCACCTCCGACGACTGGTACAAACAGCTCCCCGCCGAGCTCCCCGTCCTGATCCTCGCCGGCGATCAGGACCCCGTCACCAACTACGGCGAAGGCGCCTACCACGTGGCCAACCGCCTGGCTGATTCGGGCCACGCGGACGTCCGCACCCGCGTCTTCCCCGGCGTCCGGCACGAAGTGCACAACGAACCCACCACCCGCGCTAAAACCGAGCGCGAGACGGTCGAGTTCATCCAGCGGGTGGCCGGCAGCTGA
- a CDS encoding 3-keto-5-aminohexanoate cleavage protein: MAATRKVIITSAVTGAIHTPSMSEHLPVTPQEIADAAIGAAEAGAAIVHMHARDPRDGRPSQNPEHFEPILDKLKRNTDAVINITTGGSPHMTVEERMQPAALFKPELASLNMGSMNFGLYPMLDRFKDFTHEWEREGLVKSRDLVFKNTFQDIETILEIGNANGTRFEFECYDISHLNNLAHFHARGLAKGPLFVQSVFGLLGGIGAHPEDLMHMRRTADRLLGDDYQWSILGAGKNQMPLATIGAAMGSHVRVGLEDSLWIGPGQLARSNAEQVTRIRTILEALNFEIATPDEARQMLGLKGRDNVGF, from the coding sequence ATGGCAGCAACACGCAAGGTCATCATCACCAGCGCCGTTACCGGCGCCATCCACACCCCCTCCATGTCCGAACACCTGCCCGTCACACCCCAGGAAATCGCTGATGCGGCCATCGGCGCAGCTGAAGCAGGAGCCGCGATCGTGCACATGCACGCCCGCGATCCGCGGGACGGGCGCCCATCGCAGAATCCCGAGCATTTCGAGCCCATCCTGGACAAGCTCAAGCGGAACACCGACGCGGTCATCAACATCACCACCGGCGGATCACCGCACATGACCGTTGAGGAACGCATGCAGCCGGCCGCCTTGTTCAAGCCTGAGCTCGCCTCGCTGAACATGGGGTCGATGAACTTTGGGCTGTACCCGATGCTGGACCGGTTCAAGGACTTCACCCACGAATGGGAACGCGAAGGGCTGGTGAAGAGCCGGGACCTGGTTTTCAAGAACACGTTCCAGGACATCGAGACCATCCTGGAGATCGGCAATGCCAACGGCACGCGCTTCGAGTTCGAGTGCTACGACATATCCCATTTGAACAACCTGGCCCACTTCCACGCCCGGGGCCTGGCCAAGGGACCGCTGTTCGTCCAGTCCGTCTTCGGCCTGCTGGGCGGCATCGGCGCACACCCCGAGGACCTGATGCACATGCGGCGCACCGCGGACCGGCTCCTGGGCGACGACTACCAGTGGTCCATCCTTGGCGCCGGCAAGAACCAGATGCCGCTTGCCACCATCGGCGCAGCCATGGGCTCCCACGTCCGGGTGGGGCTGGAGGATTCCCTCTGGATCGGCCCGGGCCAGCTGGCACGCTCCAACGCCGAGCAGGTCACCCGCATCCGCACCATTCTCGAAGCACTCAACTTTGAGATCGCAACGCCCGATGAAGCGCGCCAGATGCTGGGCCTCAAGGGCAGGGACAACGTGGGATTCTGA
- a CDS encoding YbhB/YbcL family Raf kinase inhibitor-like protein: MSHDPYAALPQLPEFSLSSTDIQDGQALPAAQASGKMGVDGGEDRSPALAWEGFPPETKSFAVTVLDPDAPTGSGFWHWAAFNLPASTTSLPSGAAEAGLPAPAVQLMNDAGFRGFVGAAPPEGHGPHHYHFVVHAVDVEQLDIPADASPAYLGFQLFSHAIGRARLTATFEIQ; this comes from the coding sequence ATGTCCCACGATCCGTATGCCGCCCTTCCCCAGCTTCCTGAATTCTCCTTGTCCAGCACGGATATCCAGGACGGGCAGGCGCTCCCCGCCGCCCAGGCGAGCGGGAAGATGGGAGTCGACGGCGGAGAAGACAGGTCTCCGGCGCTTGCCTGGGAGGGGTTCCCGCCCGAGACAAAAAGCTTTGCCGTGACGGTCCTGGACCCGGACGCTCCCACCGGCAGCGGGTTCTGGCACTGGGCAGCCTTCAACCTGCCTGCGTCCACTACCTCCCTCCCGTCGGGCGCTGCCGAGGCGGGCCTGCCCGCGCCCGCGGTGCAACTGATGAATGACGCCGGCTTCCGGGGCTTCGTCGGCGCGGCTCCTCCCGAAGGACACGGTCCCCACCACTACCACTTCGTGGTTCACGCAGTGGATGTGGAACAACTCGACATCCCCGCCGACGCAAGCCCTGCCTACCTCGGCTTCCAGCTTTTCAGCCACGCCATTGGACGGGCCAGGCTCACCGCCACTTTTGAAATCCAATAA
- a CDS encoding ABC transporter substrate-binding protein produces MTSEKTPGHQAPSHPLRSSSKLSQLTRRSMLGLSGLALAGATVGAWPRLTGADIPGRGSKALNIAILGTAADAAGRQGLIQAFTAAHPDIPVQLQAIQGADWKDFFSKILTMVAAGTPPDVVYVATEGAQLFADKLAEPLDSYVRRDAAAMSDYFDDVHPSLLEAFMYQGSLYQLPLDWNAANMYLNTTTFAQAGLERPKDDWTKDDFSATLRALRKARPADFTPYYWTNRLFGGVVPWLYANDTSFLSETKAPGGDWLWDRFYANDPARSTRGGGYQWLAPNAEDGRVVETFDYLRELVAEGLGVRPESGGGNALVGLFGNNRIGTTPAGGYWAQGLHEAGMTADQFDVQFFPRWRTQRHQFGAAGYAIMRTAKDKDAAWEWVKFCSSREAMQLAIPKPNTTPTRRSMVNESFYAATGPRHWKVFYDTLDRFPTSGPIPAPPQQAAVETALMKNVSTAVSGSSADVRAAMGNLQRDLELALRRNS; encoded by the coding sequence ATGACGTCTGAAAAGACACCGGGGCACCAAGCCCCTTCGCATCCGCTGCGGTCCAGCAGCAAACTCTCACAACTCACCCGCCGTTCCATGCTGGGCCTGAGCGGACTCGCCCTGGCGGGAGCCACCGTGGGGGCGTGGCCGCGGCTGACCGGCGCTGACATCCCAGGGCGGGGCAGCAAGGCCCTGAACATCGCCATCCTGGGGACGGCAGCGGATGCCGCGGGCCGCCAGGGCTTGATCCAGGCCTTTACCGCCGCGCATCCGGACATCCCGGTGCAACTGCAGGCAATTCAGGGGGCGGACTGGAAGGACTTCTTTTCCAAGATCCTGACCATGGTGGCCGCGGGAACGCCCCCGGATGTCGTCTATGTCGCGACCGAAGGCGCCCAGCTCTTCGCTGACAAGCTCGCCGAACCGTTGGACAGTTATGTCCGCCGGGATGCTGCGGCGATGAGTGATTACTTTGACGACGTTCATCCCAGCCTGTTGGAAGCCTTCATGTACCAGGGAAGCCTGTACCAGCTTCCACTGGACTGGAACGCGGCGAACATGTACCTGAATACCACCACCTTCGCCCAGGCCGGGCTTGAGCGGCCAAAGGACGACTGGACGAAGGACGACTTCAGCGCCACCCTGCGGGCCCTGCGCAAGGCCCGCCCGGCTGATTTCACCCCGTACTACTGGACCAACCGGCTTTTCGGCGGGGTCGTGCCATGGCTCTACGCCAATGACACCAGCTTCCTGTCCGAAACGAAGGCTCCAGGCGGGGACTGGCTATGGGACCGCTTTTACGCAAACGATCCTGCGCGGAGCACCCGCGGCGGCGGGTATCAGTGGCTGGCCCCGAACGCGGAGGACGGGCGGGTTGTCGAGACCTTCGACTACCTGCGCGAACTGGTGGCCGAAGGACTCGGCGTCCGTCCCGAATCCGGCGGCGGCAACGCCCTGGTGGGCCTGTTCGGCAACAACCGCATCGGCACCACGCCGGCAGGTGGCTATTGGGCGCAGGGCCTGCATGAGGCGGGGATGACCGCCGATCAATTCGATGTGCAGTTCTTCCCCCGCTGGCGGACCCAGCGCCATCAGTTCGGCGCTGCCGGCTACGCGATCATGCGCACGGCCAAAGACAAGGACGCGGCGTGGGAATGGGTGAAGTTCTGCTCCAGCCGCGAAGCGATGCAGTTGGCCATTCCCAAGCCGAACACCACGCCCACCCGCCGTTCGATGGTGAACGAGTCCTTCTACGCCGCTACCGGGCCGCGGCACTGGAAGGTCTTCTACGACACTCTGGACAGGTTCCCCACCTCCGGTCCGATCCCCGCACCGCCGCAGCAGGCGGCCGTCGAGACTGCCCTGATGAAGAACGTCTCCACCGCGGTCAGCGGCAGCTCCGCCGATGTGCGGGCAGCCATGGGCAACCTGCAGCGTGACCTCGAACTGGCTCTGAGGAGGAACTCATGA
- a CDS encoding glycoside hydrolase family 32 protein: METLTTNNAAATDIYRPALHYAARDTWLNDPNGLIFHDGVYHLYYQNNPLGNVWGNMSWGHATSTDLLTWTEHPVAIPCDDNEDIFSGSIVYDRNNTSGFGTGSVAPLVAIYTSAFKPGSRHEGIQAQSLAYSLDGGYTWTKHANNPVLSRRSANFRDPKVIRYDGGEGSYWVMVAVEAQDFKVVFYKSEDLKNWEFLSSFGPANATGGIWECPDLFPLPVDGDPDNVKWVLTVNLNPGGPNRGSAGQYFIGDFDGTSFISTSTVTAGFNGADPRSNYHWLDWGRDYYAAVSFNDAPDNRRLMIGWMNNWEYANHIPTTPWRSPMSLAREVSLQTHDGNLALVQHPAGDWTTLAAEEPFSLAETTINDGEQVLAGAAGTVQRIDVRFTPESAEEFGLVLRGDGVKGTRVGIRPDEGTLFVDRRQSGQTGFHESFPSLDTAPVRSTSGSYDLSIFVDRCSVEVFAQGGQVTMTELIFPAENSSDLAVFAVGGTATINSLQVTRLE, from the coding sequence ATGGAAACCCTCACGACAAACAATGCAGCAGCCACCGACATTTACAGGCCTGCCCTGCATTATGCAGCCCGAGACACCTGGCTCAATGACCCCAACGGCCTGATTTTCCATGACGGCGTCTACCACCTCTACTACCAGAACAACCCACTGGGCAACGTTTGGGGCAACATGTCCTGGGGCCACGCCACCTCCACCGACCTGCTGACCTGGACCGAACACCCCGTCGCCATCCCCTGCGACGACAATGAAGACATCTTCTCCGGCAGCATCGTCTATGACAGGAACAACACCAGCGGCTTCGGGACCGGTTCCGTTGCCCCGCTCGTGGCCATCTACACCAGCGCCTTCAAACCGGGCTCCCGGCACGAGGGGATCCAGGCCCAGTCCTTGGCCTACAGCCTGGACGGTGGCTACACCTGGACAAAACACGCCAACAATCCCGTACTCAGCAGAAGGTCAGCCAACTTCCGCGACCCTAAAGTCATACGGTACGACGGCGGCGAGGGCAGTTACTGGGTGATGGTCGCCGTTGAGGCGCAAGACTTCAAGGTGGTGTTCTACAAGTCCGAAGACCTAAAGAATTGGGAATTCCTGAGTAGCTTCGGCCCCGCGAACGCCACCGGCGGCATTTGGGAATGCCCCGACCTTTTCCCGCTGCCGGTGGACGGCGACCCGGACAACGTCAAGTGGGTGCTGACCGTAAACCTCAACCCTGGCGGCCCCAACCGCGGCTCGGCCGGCCAATACTTCATTGGCGACTTCGACGGAACATCCTTCATCTCCACGAGTACGGTGACCGCGGGTTTCAACGGCGCTGACCCACGAAGCAACTACCACTGGCTGGACTGGGGCCGGGACTACTACGCAGCCGTCTCCTTCAACGACGCACCGGACAACCGCCGCCTCATGATCGGCTGGATGAATAACTGGGAGTACGCCAACCACATCCCCACCACACCGTGGCGCAGCCCCATGAGCCTGGCCCGCGAAGTCTCCCTTCAAACCCATGATGGCAATCTGGCACTCGTCCAGCACCCTGCAGGCGACTGGACCACATTGGCCGCCGAGGAGCCGTTCTCCCTTGCTGAAACCACTATCAACGACGGCGAACAGGTGCTGGCGGGTGCGGCAGGCACGGTTCAGCGAATCGACGTCAGGTTCACTCCCGAAAGTGCGGAGGAATTCGGACTTGTCCTGCGGGGGGACGGCGTTAAGGGGACCCGCGTGGGCATCCGCCCGGACGAAGGCACACTGTTTGTCGACCGGCGGCAGTCCGGACAAACCGGCTTCCACGAGTCCTTCCCCTCCCTCGACACCGCGCCCGTCCGGTCAACGTCCGGTTCCTACGACCTCAGCATCTTCGTTGACCGCTGCTCCGTTGAAGTCTTTGCCCAAGGCGGCCAGGTCACCATGACTGAACTGATTTTCCCGGCCGAAAACAGCTCGGACCTCGCGGTCTTCGCCGTCGGCGGTACAGCAACGATCAACAGCCTTCAGGTCACACGGCTTGAGTAG
- a CDS encoding SDR family oxidoreductase: MDFSSKRVLVTAGANGIGLAIATKFKAHGANVFVTDIDPDAVDKARAEGFRAAVSDVSDESQVHALVATIRDEFGGLDVLVNNAGIAGPTGPIQSLDSAAWKATFDVNIHGQFYCVKHALPLLRSTPGASIINLSSAAGRLGMAGRSAYSASKWAVIGLTKTLAIELGPEGIRVNAICPGAVNGPRIDAVIAAKADMLGESVDTVSALYSNQSSLGRLIEAEDIANMAVFAASDMARNVNGQALAVDGNTEKLY; the protein is encoded by the coding sequence ATGGATTTCAGTTCAAAACGCGTCCTGGTCACTGCCGGCGCAAACGGCATCGGCCTGGCTATCGCCACCAAGTTCAAGGCCCACGGGGCGAACGTCTTCGTGACGGACATTGACCCGGACGCCGTCGACAAAGCACGTGCGGAAGGCTTCCGCGCGGCGGTCAGTGACGTATCGGACGAATCGCAGGTCCATGCCCTCGTGGCGACGATCCGGGACGAATTCGGCGGCCTCGATGTCCTGGTGAACAACGCAGGCATCGCCGGACCGACCGGCCCCATCCAGTCCCTGGACAGCGCGGCCTGGAAGGCGACGTTCGACGTCAACATCCACGGGCAGTTCTACTGCGTCAAGCACGCCCTGCCGCTCCTGCGCTCCACACCGGGGGCATCAATCATCAACCTCTCGTCGGCGGCTGGGCGCCTGGGCATGGCCGGGCGGAGCGCGTACTCAGCCTCCAAATGGGCGGTCATCGGGTTGACCAAGACCCTCGCCATCGAACTCGGGCCGGAGGGTATCCGGGTCAACGCCATCTGCCCTGGCGCCGTCAACGGGCCAAGGATCGATGCTGTCATTGCCGCCAAGGCGGACATGCTGGGCGAGTCTGTGGACACGGTCTCCGCCCTTTACAGCAACCAGTCGTCACTCGGCCGGCTCATTGAAGCCGAGGACATCGCCAACATGGCCGTCTTCGCCGCCAGCGACATGGCCCGCAACGTCAACGGCCAGGCCCTGGCCGTCGACGGAAACACCGAAAAACTCTACTAA